A portion of the Tissierellales bacterium genome contains these proteins:
- a CDS encoding elongation factor Tu — NATFTIELITPIAMEKGLKFAIREGGRTVGAGVVAEIIK, encoded by the coding sequence AACGCAACATTTACAATTGAGTTAATAACTCCAATTGCAATGGAAAAAGGACTTAAGTTCGCTATCCGTGAGGGTGGAAGAACAGTTGGTGCTGGCGTTGTAGCTGAAATCATCAAGTAA